From a region of the Etheostoma cragini isolate CJK2018 chromosome 22, CSU_Ecrag_1.0, whole genome shotgun sequence genome:
- the rad51b gene encoding DNA repair protein RAD51 homolog 2 — MATRILKRTGVSHDMCEQLKRHQIETCKDLLSLSTVEVMHVAGLSYHKAAVLLLSVSRAVAPPVTTALELRKQQSCFSTSLPALDTLLRGGLPRGTITEVTGPSGCGKTQMCLMLSVVATLPKSEGGLESSVIYIDTESAFSAERLVEIAQNRFPDYFSSKERVLQMAGRVHLFRELTCQDVLNRLDRLEEDIISTGAGLIILDSVASVVRKEFDTTLPGNLMHRSNLLGHEASTLKYLAHQFNIPVVLTNQITTHVGSEVDSGFVTAALGNTWSHSVNTRLIVQYVDAHQRQILIAKSPVAPFAVLNYTIEKQGICMDGDDSRESLYEGTDPGLQPIRVQAGFNYNMSTSTDCTD, encoded by the coding sequence ATGGCGACCAGAATACTAAAGCGAACCGGCGTTTCACATGACATGTGTGAACAACTCAAACGACATCAAATAGAAACTTGCAAGGACCTGTTGTCTCTGTCAACCGTTGAAGTGATGCATGTTGCAGGGCTGAGCTACCACAAGGCCGcggtgctgctgctgtcagtaAGCAGAGCCGTCGCACCGCCAGTCACGACGGCTCTGGAGCTGCGGAAGCAACAGTCCTGTTTCTCCACGTCGTTGCCTGCTCTGGATACACTTCTGAGAGGAGGCCTTCCTCGTGGGACCATCACCGAGGTCACAGGCCCCTCTGGCTGTGGGAAGACTCAGATGTGTTTGATGCTGAGTGTTGTGGCCACTCTGCCAAAGAGCGAGGGAGGCCTGGAGAGCAGTGTGATCTACATTGACACAGAGTCGGCTTTCTCTGCTGAGAGGCTGGTAGAGATTGCTCAGAACCGGTTTCCAGACTACTTCAGCAGTAAGGAGAGAGTCCTGCAGATGGCCGGACGGGTGCACCTCTTCAGGGAGCTCACCTGTCAAGATGTCCTCAACAGGCTGGATAGGTTAGAAGAGGACATCATCTCAACCGGAGCAGGTCTCATTATCCTGGACTCTGTGGCCTCAGTGGTGAGAAAGGAGTTTGACACAACGCTTCCTGGCAACCTGATGCACCGCAGCAACTTGCTGGGTCACGAGGCCTCCACCCTGAAATACCTGGCCCACCAGTTCAACATACCTGTGGTACTCACCAACCAGATCACAACTCATGTGGGATCTGAGGTGGATTCCGGGTTTGTGACAGCAGCTCTTGGTAACACTTGGAGTCACAGTGTCAACACGCGTCTTATTGTCCAGTATGTGGACGCACACCAGAGACAGATACTGATAGCCAAATCACCCGTGGCCCCGTTTGCTGTGCTGAACTACACCATTGAGAAGCAGGGCATCTGTATGGATGGAGATGATAGCCGGGAGAGTTTGTATGAGGGCACAGATCCAGGCCTCCAGCCAATCAGGGTACAGGCTGGATTCAACTACAACATGAGCACATCTACAGACTGCACTGACTAA